CTCGCAGTTCATGCTCGCGGTACCGATGTGCCTGCTCTACGAACTCGGCATCATCCTGGCGAACATGATGAGCAGGCCTTCACCCCAGCAGGAGGCGGCCGCCGATTACGTGCCGCCCTCGCTCGAGGACATGGACAAGGAGCTCGACCGCATCGAGGCCGACGAGAAGCGCGGCGGACAGGGCTGAGCGCCGCCGGCGCTCTATTGGTGCAGGCGTTCCGCCTTCTTCAGCGGTTCGCCGCCGGGGTCGGGCGCCTGCCGACCTCGACGCTGAGGTCGAGCTCCTCGCTGCCGCGCCGTACCCTGAACACCGCGGTCTTGCCCGGCGGCAGCGCGGCGACCATGTCGAGCATCGCCCGTGGGTCCTGTACCGCCTGGCCGTCTAGGGCGATCAGCACGTCGCCCGGACGCACGCCGGCGCGATCGGCGGGGCTGCCGCGCAGCACGCCGGCGATCAGCGCGCCGACCGTGTCGCGGTAACCGAAGGATTCGGCCAGTTCGGGCGTCAGGTCCTGGATCTCGACCCCCACCCAGCCACGTACGACCTCGCCGGTGGCGACGATCTGTTCGAGAACGGTGCGCGCGATCGACACCGGAATCGCGAAACCGATGCCGAGCGAGCCGCCCGAGCGCGAATAGATCGCGGTGTTGATGCCGACGAGGTGGCCGGCACTGTCGACCAGCGCCCCGCCCGAGTTGCCGGGGTTGATCGCGGCGTCGGTCTGGATGTAGTTCTCGAAGGTGTTGATGCCGAGCTGGCTGCGCCCGAGCGCCGAGACGATCCCCATGGTCACCGTCTGGCCGACGCCGAAGGGGTTGCCGATCGCCAGCACCACGTCGCCGACCGCGAGGCTGTCGTTCCCCGAGAAGGTGATCGCCGGCAGCACCGCGTCGCTCTCGATGCGCAGCACGGCGAGATCGGTTTCCGGGTCGCGGCCGATCAGCCTGGCGGCGAACTTGCGCCCGTCGTTGAGGGCGACCTCGATCGCGTCGGCCGTCTCGATGACGTGGTTGTTGGTCAGCACGTAGCCGTCGGGGCTGACGATGACGCCGGAGCCGAGGCCCGATTCGCGCTGGCCGGGGTCGTTTTCGGGGCGCTCGCCGAAGAAGTGGCGGAACAGCGGATCGTCGAACAGGGGATGGCGCTGGCTGCGGCCGGCCTTGCTGGTGAAGATGTGCACCACTGCAGGCATCGACTGCTGCGCGGCGGGGGCATAGGAGCCGGCGGCCGGGCTGCGTTCGGCGCCCGCCGGGGCCTCGAGGATGGCGACGACGGCCGCGGGCGTGGCCTTGCGCAGCCATTCGGGCTTCAGCGTGTTGAGCACGAACAGCACCGCGACGCTGACGGTCACGGCCTGCGCGAAGATGAGCCACAAGCGGCGCATAATGTGGGACTTGAAGGACGAAGCTCACGAACGCCGCGCGCGGGCCGGTTGCCCGCAAGCGCTGCCGTTCGCATCATGGGAGGAGGCTGCATGCAACTCATCGAGCTCAGGAATCATCTCGACACCCTGCTCGACACCCAGCGGCTCAAGGATTATTGCCCAAACGGTCTGCAAGTGGAAGGACGGCCCGAGGTGAGCCGCGTGCTGTGCGGTGTGACCGCGAGCCAGGCGCTGCTCGACCGTGCTGTCGCCGGCGGTCATGACGCCGTCTTCGTGCATCACGGCCTGTTCTGGAAGGGGGAGGACGGCCGTGTCACCGGCTTCCGGCGCCAGCGCCTGCGCGCGCTGCTGGCCAACGACATCAGCCTGTTCGCCTATCACCTGCCGCTGGACGTGCATCCGGAGCTCGGCAACAACGCCCAGCTCGGAAAGCGCATGGGCTGGCAGGGCGAAGGCCGCTTCGCCGACCAGGACCTGGGCTGGATCGGCCGGCCGGCCGAGCCCGGCCAGTCTGCGGATGCGATTGCGCGCGCGCTGGCGCAGACGCTCGGTCGCGCGCCGCTGCTGGTCGGCGACGGGCGGCGTGCGGTCCGCCGCGTGGCCTGGTGCACCGGCGGTGCCCAGGGCTACTTCGAGCAGGCCATCCTGGCCGGGGCCGATCTCTACGTGTCGGGCGAGATCTCCGAGCAGACGGTGCATCTGGCGCGCGAATCCGGCGTCCCCTACATCGCCGCCGGCCATCACGCCACCGAGCGCTACGGCGCCCAGGCCATCGCCGCCTACCTCACCGACGAGCTCGGCCTGGAAGCCGAGTTCGTCGATCTCGACAATCCGGTCTAGCGCGGCGCCTGCGCGCCGCTGTCCGGGCGCAGGCAGGGGCCGAGTTCTTCCTCGAGGATCGCCGACAGGGTCAGGATCTCGTCGATCACCGGGAACGGGAAGCCGATGCGGGTGCCGTCGCGGTTGTCGCGCAGCAGCCGCTGCAGGTAGCGCTGGCAGGCCGGAGTGCGCCAGCTCTTCTGCAGCGCTTCGGCGATGTGGGGCAGATCCTCGAGACTCATCCGCGAGGCGCGCAGGGCCTGATAGTTGTCCCAGTCCACCGCGTTCACGTTGAAGGTCTTGTTCAGCTCCCTGGCGATGGTGTCGAATTCCGCGCGCAGGCCGGCTCTGCGGTAGACCTCGAGCAGCTTCAGCCACGGGGTGACCGCTTCCCGCGGGTTGCTGCGCACGAATTCGGCCAGGGTTTCGGCCGCGCCGTGGACACGTCCGAAGCTG
This genomic stretch from Thauera sp. GDN1 harbors:
- a CDS encoding Nif3-like dinuclear metal center hexameric protein gives rise to the protein MQLIELRNHLDTLLDTQRLKDYCPNGLQVEGRPEVSRVLCGVTASQALLDRAVAGGHDAVFVHHGLFWKGEDGRVTGFRRQRLRALLANDISLFAYHLPLDVHPELGNNAQLGKRMGWQGEGRFADQDLGWIGRPAEPGQSADAIARALAQTLGRAPLLVGDGRRAVRRVAWCTGGAQGYFEQAILAGADLYVSGEISEQTVHLARESGVPYIAAGHHATERYGAQAIAAYLTDELGLEAEFVDLDNPV
- a CDS encoding Do family serine endopeptidase, translating into MRRLWLIFAQAVTVSVAVLFVLNTLKPEWLRKATPAAVVAILEAPAGAERSPAAGSYAPAAQQSMPAVVHIFTSKAGRSQRHPLFDDPLFRHFFGERPENDPGQRESGLGSGVIVSPDGYVLTNNHVIETADAIEVALNDGRKFAARLIGRDPETDLAVLRIESDAVLPAITFSGNDSLAVGDVVLAIGNPFGVGQTVTMGIVSALGRSQLGINTFENYIQTDAAINPGNSGGALVDSAGHLVGINTAIYSRSGGSLGIGFAIPVSIARTVLEQIVATGEVVRGWVGVEIQDLTPELAESFGYRDTVGALIAGVLRGSPADRAGVRPGDVLIALDGQAVQDPRAMLDMVAALPPGKTAVFRVRRGSEELDLSVEVGRRPTPAANR